The following are encoded together in the Argopecten irradians isolate NY chromosome 5, Ai_NY, whole genome shotgun sequence genome:
- the LOC138324160 gene encoding uncharacterized protein has protein sequence MAEVWKRAQATVQYWDPASSHDGRIVVIVYIFCSKSTALINTMYMNNTLHFSLRLREEYANIRWGDVELKFHSTGEKYLEFTERATKTRNGINGGSRPEQRSLICCPTDVGSIVKSICESAGIKGRKVNPSARKTAVTTLVHAGVPPTLVQQHSGHKNISSVHNYCYIYTDVKLAQAQELAIFQQKSTKI, from the exons ATGGCTGAAGTCTGGAAACGAGCACAGGCTACTGTACAGTACTGGGACCCAGCCAGTAGTCATGACGGAAGAATAGTCGTGATTGTGTACATATTCTGCT CAAAATCTACCGCCCTgatcaatacaatgtatatgaacaACACTCTTCATTTCAGTTTGCGATTAAGAGAGGAATATGCCAATATAAGATGGGGCGACGTCGAACTTAAATTTCATTCAACCGGTGAAAAATACTTGGAATTCACCGAAAGAGCGACAAAGACGAGGAATGGTATAAATGGTGGATCCAGACC AGAACAAAGAAGTCTGATATGTTGCCCAACCGATGTCGGGAGCATCGTTAAGAGCATTTGTGAAAGTGCGGGGATTAAAGGCCGTAAGGTGAATCCTAGTGCAAGAAAAACTGCAGTTACCACTTTAGTTCATGCAGGAGTCCCTCCTACACTCGTTCAACAACACTCTGGGCATAAGAACATTTCCT CTGTACATAATTATTGTTACATCTACACTGAcgttaa ACTTGCACAAGCCCAGGAACTCgcaatttttcaacaaaaatcaacaaaaatctaa